In the genome of Thermoanaerobaculia bacterium, the window TCCCTGACTTACACTAATAATTAGTGGATTATCGAGCAGCATATCCATAAATCGCAGAGTCTGGGGAGTAATAGAAAGTGCGTCAATGCGAGCAGGTTTTTGACCACCACGACCTCTTTCAGGTGCTAGAAATTCAATCCGCATACCATGGCCTGTAAAAAATGTCGATCCGTCTGAGTTAAAGTCTTGCCGGAATCCAAGGTTCTTTAGGGGCAATGCCAGGTCTATATTTTTCCCCTTATAAGGATAGGGGATGAGAAAATCAAGGTCCTCAGTCTTCACAGGGTATAGATCGATATTCAGATATCGCTGGTAGAAGAGAAAGCACCAGCTTCCAATCAGTTCGACACCTTCCTCCCATAACCCAATATCTGTCATTGTGCGGAGAATGCTATGGATTGGTTCAGTCAGAGAGGCATGGGCGGCGGGTTTCTCTTGAAGCAATGCCAGAGCTTTTCGAATTTCCTTTAACTCTTTTTCCAGGTTTTTCCGTTCCGCTAATTGTTGTCTGACCTTTTCCGGTACGTACTTGCCCAGATATTCATCGACGACCTTTGCTCCCTTTCTGTACTGAAGGTAATAATAATGGTCGCTATTAACTTTTTTCTTCCGAATTCGCCCCTTGGGGAGGCTGACCAGAAGAGAGATAATTTTCTTTTCCTCGTTTTTATAGAAATCACGGGATTCATCCAGCATGTTTTTCAAATCATCCATGGTGTAATTTTACCCTACAATATGTTAAATGTGAATAGATTGTAGGGTAAGCGGGCGTGGTGCTCTGGAATTAGATAAAAAGAAGTAGCCCCTGACCTTATTAGGCTCGACCACCTCCATGTTCGTTTTAATCAGAGCTCGTTTTTTTATTGTGGTTTGAACTTATCTTGGTTTTGAAAACACAATTTATTAAATCCACAAAATTCATGAAATCCTAAATTTATCAACCGTCCCGACCTTGCAGAATCTACACTTTCTGACTAGATCTGCCTGATTTATCAATCACGGAAAGGATTTTCATCGGATCGAATATTTTCCCTGTTCATGGTGATATTTTCGTCCCCGATTTCAAAACCCCTACTTTTGGAGGATAGACATCCCGTTTTAGATATGTTCAGGTAAAAACTTCAATGCTTTGATTGGAGGCTAGAATGAGGCACTTAGGAATCTTTTTACTTTTTCTGAGCCTGTGTACCGTCCTCACTGCCGGTACCCCGCTCTTTGGCCCGGAATCTTTTACTCGAGAATCGGGAGGTCCCACGGAATTTGTGGCCACCTTTCCCGCCTGCACCACGGACGGTCCGCTGACTTTATCCGTCATCAATGGGGACAGCTCAGGCAAGAATCGTGTCTCCTCCGCCCATATCTGGCTGAACGATACCGAAGTCCTCTCCCCTTCCGATCTGAATCAGCAGACCGACTCGGTCGTCAAACCCCTGGAGACCATCGCACCGATGAACACCCTTCGGGTACAGCTCACGGCGGGTCCAGGCGGTACGCTTATGATTGAGATCACCACGGGGGCCTCCTGCGGGTTACAGATTGAGATCATTTCGCCGGGGGATCTAGCCTATCTGACCAGCAAGATCGTGAACCTGGAAGGGACGGTCGTTTCGGAGGATCCCCAGTTTATTGTCTTTATCAACCAGGCCCCTGGTGTG includes:
- a CDS encoding GSU2403 family nucleotidyltransferase fold protein, with translation MDDLKNMLDESRDFYKNEEKKIISLLVSLPKGRIRKKKVNSDHYYYLQYRKGAKVVDEYLGKYVPEKVRQQLAERKNLEKELKEIRKALALLQEKPAAHASLTEPIHSILRTMTDIGLWEEGVELIGSWCFLFYQRYLNIDLYPVKTEDLDFLIPYPYKGKNIDLALPLKNLGFRQDFNSDGSTFFTGHGMRIEFLAPERGRGGQKPARIDALSITPQTLRFMDMLLDNPLIISVSQGIKVRLPSPISFLFHKLLISPRRRNKGKSEKDLRQAILVGGYVLGNEEQRALLAQRWNDVPKRWKSAIHKSLLVAMKRFPSEQDKIIPLRKLME